In a single window of the Zea mays cultivar B73 chromosome 5, Zm-B73-REFERENCE-NAM-5.0, whole genome shotgun sequence genome:
- the LOC103627700 gene encoding formin-like protein 16: MYMGPRRVNVNTRSNGATGRTPSNGARPRSFRSALAPAGSGVIPLSLLRSTGTNPTNASSRPSCRPGSAGPSKQTHKARRPAKSIGQHTTTRNATQTQQPNNNVASSPAAARHAHHVPPGQISIPSHLPPPHLVTAMAPRPCPLSLLLLAVAVAVALSPLAAAQPQRNILTTFPSTRTPAFATPPPPTVSPPPSPVTVPPSSPPPPPSSVKRSDIAVAVVSTALSSFAVSGLAFFLFLRHGRRKELTAGDGNGYPGRPLDGAFAGKRSEREPTRPSRGGGGFGMVDENGLDAIYWREFEKDGEAGGRGREKKPPTTGTGSRRPPQPPPLRQQQQRAEMWPEPQPSSSPPPSPPRRSRRNRIDQEPLIPAGSLDSASAVFDDSLHPPSAGSSSSFSVSARPPPPTPAVAVSSVPRPTPRPAPAASPGLPLPPGRASPPPAPPMVAASVASPPPPPPKPAAASPPPPPPLAKGPPPPPPPKGGPPPPPPPRGGPPPPPPPKGPSPPPPPPPGGKKGGPPPPPPKGGASTSSSRPPTAPGMPSGAGEQQAKLKPLHWDKVNVQATDHSMVWDKITGGSFNLDEGIIEALFGTAAANRKPKPSDKESGESSASLGRSNTPEQIFLLEPRKSHNISIILKSLTVGRDEIIDALRDGQTELGTDVLEKLSRLHISKEEESTILRFSGDPDRLAPTEAFLLRLLLDVPNPIARVNALLFKVNYGAEVAQLKHSLRTLELASQELRTKGLFFKLLEAVLKAGNRMNAGTARGNAQAFNLTALRKLSDVKSTDGSTTLLHFVVEEVVRSEGKRLAINRNYSIRRSGSLARSGHEGGSSAAGFASQGPSREERQSEYMNLGLPIVGGLSTEFANVKRAALVDYDAVVSECAILDGRLNEIKRLLETCSDDGFARGLRGFVRAAEQELKALRGEQERVLELVQKTTEYYHAGATKERNAHPLQLFIVVRDFLGMVDQACVDIKRKVQQKKPAPSSSQPNTAAAPTVAAVAAAAATTAATASATDGQTAPAQKPPEADSKRKRVMPRFPNLPAHFMKDSADSDSSSDEE; encoded by the exons ATGTACATGGGACCACGCCGTGTCAATGTCAACACGCGTTCCAATGGAGCGACCGGAAGAACCCCAAGCAACGGCGCCCGCCCGCGCAGTTTCCGTTCCGCCTTGGCTCCGGCCGGGTCCGGGGTCATTCCTCTCTCCCTCCTGCGTTCCACAGGCACCAACCCCACCAACGCGTCTTCTCGGCCGTCGTGTCGTCCCGGCTCGGCGGGACCGAGTAAACAAACACACAAAGCCCGCAGGCCGGCCAAGTCAATTGGTCAACACACCACCACACGCAACGCAACCCAAACCCAACAGCCCAACAATAACGTAGCCAGCAGCCCAGCAGCAGCGCGTCACGCCCACCACGTCCCCCCCGGTCAAATTTCCATTCCATCTCATCTCCCCCCACCTCACCTCGTCACGGCGATGGCGCCGCGTCCGTGCCCGCTCTCCCTCCTCCtgctcgccgtcgccgtcgccgtggcCCTCTCCCCGCTCGCGGCCGCGCAGCCGCAGCGAAACATCCTCACGACGTTCCCCTCCACCCGCACGCCGGCCTTCGCCaccccgccgccgccgaccgTATCCCCGCCGCCGTCCCCCGTCACCGTCCCgccctcctcgccgccgccgccgccgtcgtccgTGAAGCGCAGCGACATCGCGGTGGCGGTGGTGAGCACGGCGCTCAGCAGCTTCGCGGTCTCGGGCCTCGCCTTCTTTCTCTTCCTCCGCCACGGGAGGAGGAAGGAGCTGACGGCCGGGGACGGCAATGGGTATCCTGGCCGTCCTCTGGATGGCGCCTTCGCGGGGAAGCGGTCGGAGAGGGAGCCGACGCGGCCGTCTCGGGGCGGGGGCGGCTTCGGCATGGTGGACGAGAACGGCCTCGACGCGATATACTGGAGGGAGTTCGAAAAGGACGGCGAAGCCGGCGGCAGAGGCCGAGAGAAGAAGCCGCCTACGACGGGGACTGGGAGCAGGCGCCCGCCGCAGCCGCCTCCGcttcggcagcagcagcagcgcgcGGAGATGTGGCCGGAGCCCcagccgtcgtcgtcgccgccgccgtccccgCCGCGACGGTCCAGGAGGAACAGGATAGATCAGGAGCCGCTCATCCCGGCGGGCTCCCTCGACTCCGCGTCCGCTGTGTTCGACGACTCGCTGCACCCGCCCAGCGCCGGCTCCAGCTCGTCCTTCTCCGTGTCCGCGCGTCCGCCGCCGCCGACCCCGGCAGTCGCTGTCAGCTCCGTGCCCCGCCCGACTCCGCGGCCTGCGCCTGCCGCCTCGCCGGGTCTGCCGCTGCCGCCTGGGAGAGCAAGCCCGCCACCTGCGCCACCCATGGTTGCTGCCTCTGTCGCGTCGCCTCCACCGCCACCTCCAAAACCAGCCGccgcgtcgccgccgccgccgccaccactgGCCAAGGGCCCACCTCCACCGCCACCTCCGAAGGGCGGcccacctccgccgccaccgcccaGAGGTGGcccgcctccaccgccaccgcccaaAGGCCCGTCCcctccgccgccgccaccaccaggaGGAAAGAAAGGaggtccgcctccgcctcctccaAAAGGTGGGGCATCGACGTCCTCTTCTAGGCCGCCGACAGCGCCGGGCATGCCATCCGGTGCCGGCGAGCAGCAGGCGAAGCTTAAGCCGTTGCATTGGGACAAGGTCAATGTGCAGGCCACCGACCACTCCATGGTGTGGGACAAGATCACCGGCGGTTCATTCAA CTTGGACGAAGGCATCATCGAGGCTCTCTTCGGCACTGCAGCAGCAAACCGCAAGCCGAAACCTTCAGACAAGGAATCGGGCGAATCGTCGGCCAGCCTCGGGCGCTCAAACACACCGGAGCAAATATTCCTGCTCGAGCCGCGCAAGTCACACAATATTTCCATCATCCTCAAGTCCCTCACGGTGGGGCGGGATGAAATAATCGACGCTCTCCGTGACGGGCAAACAGAACTCGGCACTGACGTCCTGGAGAAGCTTTCGCGGCTCCACATCTCCAAGGAAGAAGAGTCCACCATCTTGAGGTTCTCCGGGGACCCCGACAGGCTCGCCCCCACGGAGgccttcctcctccgcctcctcctcgacgtgcccaATCCGATCGCGCGCGTCAATGCGCTGCTTTTCAAGGTGAACTATGGTGCGGAGGTCGCGCAGCTCAAGCACTCGCTTCGGACGTTGGAATTGGCGAGCCAGGAGCTGAGGACAAAGGGCCTGTTCTTTAAGCTGCTTGAGGCAGTGCTCAAGGCGGGAAACAGGATGAATGCCGGAACGGCACGTGGcaacgctcaggccttcaacctTACGGCGCTCCGCAAGCTCTCTGACGTGAAGAGCACTGATGGGAGCACCACGTTGCTGCACTTCGTCGTCGAGGAAGTCGTCCGCTCCGAGGGTAAGCGGCTCGCCATCAATCGCAACTACAGCATCCGCCGCTCGGGCAGTCTCGCGAGGTCTGGCCACGAGGGAGGCAGCTCGGCAGCAGGCTTCGCAAGCCAGGGGCCATCGCGGGAGGAAAGGCAGAGCGAATACATGAACCTGGGGCTACCAATTGTTGGAGGTCTCAGCACAGAGTTCGCCAACGTGAAGAGGGCCGCACTGGTCGACTACGACGCAGTTGTCAGCGAGTGCGCCATTCTAGACGGCCGACTCAATGAGATCAAGAGACTCTTGGAGACCTGCAGTGATGATGGATTTGCGCGGGGGCTGCGAGGATTTGTCAGGGCTGCAGAACAGGAGCTGAAGGCGCTAAGAGGGGAGCAGGAAAGAGTACTTGAGCTGGTCCAGAAGACAACAGAGTACTACCATGCCGGTGCCACCAAGGAACGGAACGCACATCCCCTTCAGCTGTTCATCGTAGTGAGGGACTTCCTGGGTATGGTTGATCAGGCATGTGTGGACATCAAGAGGAAAGTGCAGCAGAAGAAACCAGCGCCGTCGTCATCGCAGCCAAACACAGCTGCTGCCCCCACCGTGGCGGCTGTGGCAGCGGCTGCGGCCACAACAGCAGCGACAGCGTCAGCGACCGATGGTCAAACAGCACCAGCTCAGAAACCACCCGAAGCAGATAGCAAAAGAAAGAGGGTCATGCCAAGATTTCCAAACCTGCCAGCGCACTTCATGAAGGATAGTGCAGATTCTGATTCAAGTAGTGACGAGGAATAG